TGCAATCGCCTGTCCGTTGACCGATGCTGTCGCGCACCCATTCGTTCTGACGCCGAATGTCTTTCGTCTGTCCGACGAGGAGGTATCCGCATTCGGAAGTGAGATGATGCGACATATCGATCAGAAACGACTGATCCACCAGCTAGACCTCGCCTCTCAGCGCGAAATCGCCATCGAGATTAGCCCAAAGTTTATCCGGTACAACCAGCGACACTTAGTTGAGTTTTACCAGTTGTGCTTAGAACGGGAAGTGAAACTACTTATCGGTAGCGACGCGCATAACGCTGAAGAGCTCGGCGAACTGTCGGAACTCGATCCGATCTTGGAAGAATTAGGCGTCCAAGAAGCGCATCTGTGGCGTCCCAAACAGTGGCAGTGGTAGTAGTAGGCGCATAATCGAAGGGATACAAAAGCGCTTGTGGGCCTAGATTTGGGTTGGATTGGGAACGGATCAGATCGGCGATATTGAGGTTGGGCAGCCGATCCTCACCTTCCGTCCTTCCTACCATTCCCAACAGATATCAACCTTCAATTCTTCTGCAAGACTCGCCAAATCCCGTAGATGATCGATATGAAGCGGAATGGCGCTATCAACCCACGCTTCGCGTTTGCGCCACTCGATCTCGCCGGGCAGATACACCTGATCCACCCCCTCAACCGGTTTTGCCGCCTGAATGCTGCGGATGCCCTCGTCTATCGCTGCGGCGTACTCATCAAAGTCTGTGAAACTCGCTACATTCATTGCGATGAAAAAGTGTTCTGAGGTAGCGTCGCCCTGTTTTGCGGTCGCCATCAAACCACCCACCAAAGGACCGGCTAAAATACCCATAGTCAGCGCCAAGCCGTATCCTCTCGGTCCGCCTGCCGGCGTCAGTATCTTCCCCTCGTTGGGATCCTGGGTCGGCTTCCCGTCGGTGGTCAACAACCATCCCGGCGGAATTGGAATCCCGTACATTTGCAGTGTGCGAACCTTGCCCCACGCCGAAGCACCACACGCCATGTCCAACACGATGGGACGTTCTTCGCCGGCGGGGAGGGCATAGCTAAGTGGGTTATTTGTAACCACAGGTTCCGCCGCCCCCGGCGCGGCGACAGACGGTCCGCCTGTGTTCGTCGTTGAGAAGCCGATCATCTTCGCTTCGACCGCCATCATCGTGTAACAGGCGGCAGCACCGAAGTGACCCGCATTGCGTACCCCCGCTGCGGCAATGCCAGCCGAACGTGCTTTCTCGATTGCCATCTGCATTGCCAACGCACTCGGTGGGTGTCCCAGACCGTTATCCCCATCAATGACAGCGAAGCCGGGACCTTCTTGGACAACGCGAATATCTGGACTGGGGTTCATCGCCCCGTCGAGGATGCTGCGCAGGTACCACGGTATCATGCGTGTGCCGTGCGAGTGGACGCTTCGCAGATCGGTTTCGACTTGGAGATCAGCCATCAGTTTAGCATGTTCCTGATTCACACCCGCTTTTTGGTACAGCGCAATCGCAAATTCATGAAGTGGTTCCGGTTGAACGAGTATATCTTGTCCCCCTTGGTTCATGGAATTCTCCTTTGAAATTTCTGTCTAACGACTTAATCGGTTCGGATATAGAGCCATTGTAGCATCCCCGGTATCTGCTGCAAACGAATCAATTAGTAGGTCGAGATTCACATCTCGACGCAAAAATGTCGATTTTGGAAAATCGACCTACAGTGAGGCAACTGTGTATCTTGGGGTAGAATTGCGAAACGTAAAGCGTAGCGAATCCTGCTTCTCACGCTTCACGTTTCATGCTTAATATCCCTTCTGCTTATCGATCTTATTGACCAACGGTTCGCCGTTAACATCGTGGTGCAGATTTTCGATGAACAGATCCATCGCACGTTTGCCAATGTTCTGCGATCCACCGGCGGTATGAGATGCCAAAATCACATTTGGTCTCATCCATAGCGGTCCATCTTCCGGATACGGTTCGGTGTAGGTGACATCGAGACCCGCTCCCGCTAGCCTACCGCTATCGAGTGCAGCGATCATAGCATCCTCATCAACCACCTTGCCACGGCTGACATTGACGATATAACTTCCTTCCGGCATCGCATTAAACTGATCGTGCGATAGGAGTTTATGCGTCTCCGGGGTGATTGGACAGCAGACCATCAGAATGTCGGTTTGCGCTAGGAAATCGAGCAGCGAGTCCATCTGACCAAGCTGATCCACGGTATCCGGCTTTTCGATAGGCTCTTTATCGACAGCAATTACCTTGCAGTCGAACGCCTTCGCTCTTACCGCGACAGCACGACCGATACCGCCAAGCCCAAGAATGCACATGGTCATGCCTGCGATTTCAATGGTTGGCGTCCATTCCCAGTGCTTGTGTCTCATGAAATCGAGTTGAGTAATAATGCCTCGCGTCAACGAGAGCAGGAGCGCGAAGGCGTGTTCGGCAATCTGGGGACCGTACAATACGCGGCTGTTGACGAGACTTACATCGCTCTCCAAGAAGGCGGGAAACCTCGCCCATTCAACACCGACAAAAGGCTGCTGTATCCAGCGCAACGCTTTCGCCTTAGGAAAATCTGATTCACCGACGGTGCCGTAGACGATTTCAGCATCCGAGACATGATCACTGAGCTTTTCGCCTTCGGGCAAGAACTGGATATTGAGTTCTGATGGTGCATCTTCGAGCATGGCTTCAATTTCTGGTCCCGGTCGATGTGCAATTAAGACTTTTGGTTTGGACATTACAGTTTCCTTTCTCAAATTTTGTGAAATGTGACATAATACATGATGCGCAAAAGACCAAACATAGTGTATAATATCACAGATTGATTATCCGTGACAATCATCCATTGGCTCATGTCGAAAGAAAGTGCAAAGTACGTGAAACGTAATACGTGAAACGCAAAAATAAAATGAACCAACGAACTAAGTATTACTTTGTCAGTCTCTGATGCTGGAAATCGACCGCTGCCGCTTATTTTGAGTCAACCCGTAAGACCTAAATGTAGTCAAATGGTGGCATTAAGAATTCACCCCCGTTTATTTGCACTGTAGATCTTTCTTCATATTTCGAGGTTTAAGGTAAGCCAAACAGACTATGAAAATTGCTTCAACTGATACGCTTGAAACCGAGTCGCAGAGTGGAAAAGAGAAAGCCAAAGAACAGAAACGCACCTTTTTTCTTGCTGTCGCTCAAGGCACATTTATACGCATCTCTTTCGCCTTTGCTGATTCCACGACTGTCCTCTCCGCTTTTGTTTATAGACTCACCAACTCAAATACCCTCGTTGGTTTGGTCGGTTCAATCGGCACCGCCGGTTGGATGTGGCCCCAGCTACTTATCTCAAACCTCCTGGAACACCGCCCCCGCAAGATGCCCTTCTACGCGCTCGGTATGGGTATCCGCACCTTCGCCTGGGTCGCAATTTTTCTTTCCACGCTGCTAATCGGTCCTCGTGACTTCGGTCTGCTTGCCGCCTGTCTTCTCTGTTTTTATTTTGTCGGTTCGTCGTCAATGGGTGTTTCGACGATTCCGTACATGGATATTATTTCCAAGGCAATAGGACCACACCGGCGCGCGCGGTTTTTCAGCTTGCGTAACATCACGGGCGGGATCTGCAGCTTCTTCATCGGTTTTTTTGTCCGATATGTCTTGGACGATGATTTCGGATTAGCGTTTCCGCACAACTACGCGATCCTGTTTGCCTGTGGTGCAGTCTCCGTTGGCATGGCGTGCGCCATTTTTCTGAGAATCCGCGAACCTATTAGCCCGGTCCAATCCACACGCCGCACCCTTCGACAACACCTGAAGCAGGGACCGCAATTTATTCGGACAGACCGAAATTACCGATTATTCCTGTATTTTCGGATCTTCGGGCATGCCGCAGGGATGTGTGGCCCCTTCTACGTTCCGTATGCCCTGAACAAATTGGCAATTTCGGAATCGACGATTGGATTGTTCATCGCTGTCAGCGCAGCTAGCGGCGTCATCTCAAACTTTTTATGGATCTACGCTGCGGAGAAATATGGTGAACGGTGGATCCTGATTCTCACATCAGCGATGGCTTGGGCATCGCCCTTAATCGTTGTTTTTGTGCAGTACTTGTCGCCGGCTTGGCGGGTGCCAGTCTACCTGTCAATTTTTGCGCTCAACGGCGGGGCGATGAGCGGTATGATGGTCGGCTTT
This window of the Candidatus Poribacteria bacterium genome carries:
- a CDS encoding Ldh family oxidoreductase, which codes for MNQGGQDILVQPEPLHEFAIALYQKAGVNQEHAKLMADLQVETDLRSVHSHGTRMIPWYLRSILDGAMNPSPDIRVVQEGPGFAVIDGDNGLGHPPSALAMQMAIEKARSAGIAAAGVRNAGHFGAAACYTMMAVEAKMIGFSTTNTGGPSVAAPGAAEPVVTNNPLSYALPAGEERPIVLDMACGASAWGKVRTLQMYGIPIPPGWLLTTDGKPTQDPNEGKILTPAGGPRGYGLALTMGILAGPLVGGLMATAKQGDATSEHFFIAMNVASFTDFDEYAAAIDEGIRSIQAAKPVEGVDQVYLPGEIEWRKREAWVDSAIPLHIDHLRDLASLAEELKVDICWEW
- a CDS encoding D-2-hydroxyacid dehydrogenase, yielding MSKPKVLIAHRPGPEIEAMLEDAPSELNIQFLPEGEKLSDHVSDAEIVYGTVGESDFPKAKALRWIQQPFVGVEWARFPAFLESDVSLVNSRVLYGPQIAEHAFALLLSLTRGIITQLDFMRHKHWEWTPTIEIAGMTMCILGLGGIGRAVAVRAKAFDCKVIAVDKEPIEKPDTVDQLGQMDSLLDFLAQTDILMVCCPITPETHKLLSHDQFNAMPEGSYIVNVSRGKVVDEDAMIAALDSGRLAGAGLDVTYTEPYPEDGPLWMRPNVILASHTAGGSQNIGKRAMDLFIENLHHDVNGEPLVNKIDKQKGY
- a CDS encoding MFS transporter, translated to MKIASTDTLETESQSGKEKAKEQKRTFFLAVAQGTFIRISFAFADSTTVLSAFVYRLTNSNTLVGLVGSIGTAGWMWPQLLISNLLEHRPRKMPFYALGMGIRTFAWVAIFLSTLLIGPRDFGLLAACLLCFYFVGSSSMGVSTIPYMDIISKAIGPHRRARFFSLRNITGGICSFFIGFFVRYVLDDDFGLAFPHNYAILFACGAVSVGMACAIFLRIREPISPVQSTRRTLRQHLKQGPQFIRTDRNYRLFLYFRIFGHAAGMCGPFYVPYALNKLAISESTIGLFIAVSAASGVISNFLWIYAAEKYGERWILILTSAMAWASPLIVVFVQYLSPAWRVPVYLSIFALNGGAMSGMMVGFMTYMINIAPPKVRPTYLGFMNTILFPCGFMPVLAGRLVGVLTYEGIFLMSVAMGVFGFLIATRLKDVYYEEETA